In the Qipengyuania gelatinilytica genome, GCCGACCTCTGCCGAACACAGGATTTCCTTGTCGTCCGCGCGGATCACCTTGAGGCGGATCTTGCCGTCGTTGATCAGCAGGCGCTGGCCCTTTTCGAGCAGGCCGAACAGTTCGGGATGCGGCAGCTGGACGCGCGTCTCGTCGCCCGGCTCGGGATTCTGGTCGAGCGTGAAATGGCCCGAATGGCGGATCACCGCCTGGCCGTCCTTGAACTTGCCCACACGCAGTTTGGGACCCTGAAGGTCGGCGAGGATCGCGATCGGGCGATGGAATTCCTTTTCCATCGCGCGGATCGCGTTGATCGTCTTCTCGTGGTCGGAATGCTCGCCGTGGCTCATGTTGACGCGGAAGGCATCGACGCCGGCCTTGAACAGGCGGGCGAGCATTTCGGGAGAGCGGCTGGCCGGGCCTACCGTGGCGAGGATCTTGACCTTGCGGCCGCGGGGATCAATGCGCTTGGGTTCGAGCTTTTGCATGGACACCGCCTATGGCAGAGCCGTGTGGCAACTCAAGGACTAGCTGACGATGGATACGAATACAGACCCGCTCGACCAACTCGACGATGCCGTAGCGGCACAGGCTTTCCGCAGGCTGGTCCGCCACCTGCAGCATCGCCACGATGCGCAGAATATCGATCTCATGGGCCTTGCCGGGTTTTGCCGGAACTGCCTTGCGGACTGGATCCGCGACGCGGGCTTCGAAGGCGACAAGCTGGCGGCACGCGAACTGATCCACGGCATGCCGCAGGACGAGTGGAAGGCGACTCGCCAGACGCCAGCCACCGAAGAGCAATTGGCGCGCATGGAAGCGAGTATCGCGAAAAATCGCGTGGACTAGCGAGTCGCCACCTTCACCTGGTCGGGGCGGGTGGCTATCGAACGCCTCAACCGATTCTCAATTCATTGGAGCACACCTGAAAATGGCCGAAGCCACCGACGACCGCCTGCGCCTGCTGATCGAGCGCATCGAACGCCTCGAGGAAGAAAAGAAGGGCATCGCCGACGACATTCGCGACGTCTACGCCGAGGCCAAGGCCGTGGGTTACGACACCAAGATCATGCGGCAGGTCATCCGCCTTCGCAAGATGAAGCCCGACGAGCGTAGCGAGCAGGAAACCATTCTCGATACCTACAAGGCCGCGCTCGGAATGGGTTGATTTTGCAGGCATCCGTCCTATCTCGATAATACACTAATCGAGATAGGAGGAACTGCATATGCCCGGACCCTGGAAAGACGCACGCGGCGTCACCGTCACCACCACGCCTACGATCGAAGGCCAGCCGATCCAGGAATATCTGGGCATCGTCACCGGCGAAGTGATCGTCGGCGCGAACCTGTTCCGCGATCTTTTTGCCAATATCCGCGACATCGTGGGCGGCCGCTCGGGCAGCTACGAGCGCATCCTTGCCGATGCGCGCAACCAGGCGATCGAGGAATTGCAGGCCGAGTGCGCAACCCGCGGCGGCAATGCCGTGGTCGGCGTCGACCTCGATTACGAAGTGATCGGCGACACCGGCTCTATGCTGATGGTCTCGGCCAGCGGCACTGCGGTCAAGGTCTGACCTAGCCCCTTACGAGGCCCAGCGCCTCGTAGGTTTTCTCAAGCGTCGGAACCGCGATCTCGCGCGCTTGGGCTGCCCCGCGCGCGAGGATTGCGTCGAGTGCCTCGCGGTCTTCGAGGAGGCCGGTGAAGCGTTCCGAAATCGGGCGTAGCGTCTCTACCAGCACTTCGCCCAGCGCGGGCTTGAACTTGCCGAAGCCTTCGCCGCCGAAATCCTTGAGCACGGTTTCGACGCTGCCGTCGGTAAGCGCGGCGTAGATCGTCACGAGGTTCAGCGCCTCGGGGCGGTCTTCCAGACCTTTTTCCTCGCTCGGCAGCGGCTCAGGATCGGTCTTCGCCTTCTTGACCTTTTTCATCACCTCGTCGGCATCGTCGGCAAGGTTGATGCGGC is a window encoding:
- a CDS encoding DUF2312 domain-containing protein, whose product is MAEATDDRLRLLIERIERLEEEKKGIADDIRDVYAEAKAVGYDTKIMRQVIRLRKMKPDERSEQETILDTYKAALGMG
- a CDS encoding DUF1244 domain-containing protein, translated to MDTNTDPLDQLDDAVAAQAFRRLVRHLQHRHDAQNIDLMGLAGFCRNCLADWIRDAGFEGDKLAARELIHGMPQDEWKATRQTPATEEQLARMEASIAKNRVD
- a CDS encoding heavy metal-binding domain-containing protein; the protein is MPGPWKDARGVTVTTTPTIEGQPIQEYLGIVTGEVIVGANLFRDLFANIRDIVGGRSGSYERILADARNQAIEELQAECATRGGNAVVGVDLDYEVIGDTGSMLMVSASGTAVKV